The genomic interval ATACCTTGATCCCATTAGGTGCCTAACACATGCATGGTGGCCATGTTCTACTTTACTCTTTCTGAGTCTCATTACTCTCTCTGCAAACTGAAGTTGCTGGACTAGGTAACTGCTAAGGTCCCTTTCTGCTCTGTTTTCATAAGGGCTAAAGATGGCCACTTAGTAGTTTCTGGATGCTGCAAAGTGAGTCAGAGCTCCTCATCAACCGCCCCATCCCTCCGTGTAGGCTGCACTTCAGCCATATCAGACTGTCTCCTGGCTGTGTGCCCCAAGCACATTGGGTACATTTCCTCTTCCATGCCCTGTGCATAGCCAGGAATGTCCATATATGTATTCCACTTCCTCTCACTATCCTACGCTTCCTGTATGATTTAGCTCAAAGCCCATCTCCTTCTCTGATGATTTTGACTGgcattgcctggcacacagtatttTCTCAAGAAGGTCATGACAAAAGAATGAGGCCATTAACCAGTGAAGGTTTAATATTCTTAatgcataaaaaacaataaatatcagAAAAGGTGGTTAATTGTATCAGTAATTAGGGAAATGGAGGTGAAAACAACAGAAAGCAATATTTCAGAGTCATCAGTTGAGgaagacttattttaaaattctctaaataCCAAAGttctggtttgtttttggttgtatttttttgttaGGAGTATGATGTATAAATTGAGAATTTTCACCCACTGCTGGTGGCAGTTTAAAAAGGTGCAAACATTTGGGGgaacaattttataatttcaagtaGAGCTTATTCATATCCTAAGACTCAGACATTTCATGCTTAGGCACATAACAGCTGGAAACTCATACATACGTACATAGATATATTCATAAAACACTATACCACTTAAGGAATAGTGCAAGTATTTCGTAACAATTTTCAAGGCCACATAGCTTGGTAAGAGGCATTACAGGGATTCTAACCCTGATTTTTCTCAATCTACACTAGCACGCAGATAGTCAGTCACCTTCTAGGGCTCAGTGTTGGGTTTGTGTAAACTTATTCGATGTGAAAACTCTGCTAGAATCTTGCAGTTGTAAAGGACAGGGCCACTAAGTAGGCAGTTGTATGGACAAGTTTAGGGCTGAACAGAGAGAGGTGTGAAATGGGAGTTTGAATACAGGttgccagtgcctggcacatagaggtTGCTCATAAATATGTAGTGAAAGGATGAATGAAATGTCAATTTTGGAATGATCAGCCTCTGGCAGTGATCATACATCTTTACAACCTTTTCCTAATTGTATATGAGATAGAGGCTTGTTTCATACTTCCAGTTTTAGAACCtgctttgtaaaaattattttttaaaatgtttatactttTGACAACGTGaaatatggactttgggtgataaagGGTGTATAGATATAGGTttattgattgtaacaaatgtagcaCTCTGAGGTGGGATATTGACAGTGGGGGGGGAATTGTGTGGGTTTGTGGGAGCAAggggtacatgggaactctctgtactttctgctcaatatttccttgaacctaaaactgctctacaaaataaagcctatttaaacaaacaaaaatctttattgctttggttttctttccttgctaaaaaaatattatatgcttGGAGAAAATTGAGAAAGTAGAGGTCTTCACCAGCTGGTAGGGAGAATTGCAACTTGAACCTCACAGTTGAGGACAACAGATTAGGTGGGGATGAGGGAGGACCAGGGGTTCCCTTAAACCCACTTGATGGACTTTTCTAGATGTGAAATGTGGCACaagaccctgtgcttccactgctaTTACCTGTGCAGTCTCTGAGCCTCATGACAGACGGATCCTGTCTGATGAGTAAAATTTGGGATGATGCTATACATAGTTTCTAATttgcttcctccccagccccttcaCTATTAATTATGGACATATTTTCAGAAAAGTAAATCTCTCTGTACAACAAAAAACTTGCAAATAAATTTAAGACCAAATTCAAACCtcctgttttaaaatgttatttttattatagttacaTAAGTAGTAAATCTTGGATGTAAGGTAAATTCGAACAACACGGAAGTGTATATAACATCTATATTTCGCCACAACCCTGGAAATATCCATTACTGTAATTTGgtgtatgtataatttatatatattgtacGTTATTTGAAGAGCTTTATAGAAAGACCTTCTTGTAGGAGAACATCCTCCACACCCAGCCACCTGAAAATACTGAATTCAGTGTTTGCACACTGTCCTGGCAATGCAGAAGAGTCAGAAAAACTAAAGGCTGAGCATTTCTTATCTTCATCAACTTTTAGACCTTGAACCCTCTATTTTCTTTACAAGGCCTTTCCTTTTCAACATTAATACGAACTGGCTTATGTTTCTCCTTCCAATGAATAGCTAAACAAATATACCAAAAATCCTTCCCTACAAATCAATATTCCTAAGCCAcatcctcccctctctcctctcatttTCATAAACAAAAAACTTCTCAAAGCAGGGGGAACTACATTCACTGTCTCCGCTTTCTAACCTCCCTGTCATTCCTCAACCCACCCCTGTCTATTGCCTCTCCATTCAGCTGAATCTGCTCTCAACAAGGTCACCAATGGCATCATTGTTATAAAACCCAAAGGAGTTCCTTTCAGCCCTTATCTATATAAATGAGCCCATGTTTCTGATGAAAACAATACATGCTCcttgtttttggttgttgttaaaaacaaatcacaaacttacagaaaatttgccagtataaaacaaagaatcccctgccccatccccttcCCTGGACCATATGAGAGCAAGTTGCCAACACGATGCCCCATAGCTCCCAAATACTTTAGAGTGTATGTCTTACAGACAAGACCATTCTCCTATATAACCAGAAGACAACCATCAAAAACAGGAAATTATCACTAATAAAATTTATCACAAGCTAATCCTCAGACCCTGTTCAAGTTTTGCCAGTTGTCTTAACGATGTCCTTCATAGCAAAGAATCCAGGACAGAATCTTGTACTGTGGTGTCTCTTTAGTTTTCCACAGTCTAGCAAAGTTCCTCCGTTTTGTCTTGACTTTTATGACCTCGACATTTTTGAAGACTGTGGGCCGGTTATTTCgtaccctttcctccctcccttccccttccattGCCTGCTGCCTTGAGACTTTCAGAGCTACACTTCTAGATCTGACCACCAGGGGAGTATCTATCAACATTGACTACATTTTGCAAAGGAAAagccatgattttcttttttttcctactcttatTACAGTGACTCACCAAACTGTTTGCTAATTCCTTTCTACTTTCCAGGTCTGTTTTGTGTATGACCTCTCTGGCATGTGACTGATTTGAACCAACACTTCACCtaagaaattatataaatggcaaatgggtacatgaaaaggtgatcAACATTATTCGTcaatatggaaatgtaaattaaaattacagtgagatatcactacaccCCTATGAGAaaggccaaaattaaaaatgctgaCTATGCTAAGCACTGACGATATTGTGGAGGATCAAACCCTCATACtctgctgatgggaatgaaaaatggtataaccacttCAGAACCAGTTTGGTAATTTCTTACAACATTAATCTTACATCTACCATATGCTCCAGCCATTGAACCCCTAAGTATTTACCCCACAGAAAGAAAGCATGTGTCCCTGTAAAGACTTAAACCCAAATGTTCATaccagttttatttaaaagagcTTCATGTTGGAAACAACCTCATATCCCTCACCAGGTTAATGGataaaacaaactgtgatatatctgtataatagaatactactcagcaataaaaagaaactatctATACAGGCAACAAATGGATAAATCTAGAAATaggctgaatgaaagaagctagGAAAAAAGTACattctatacaattttatttacataaaatcacaatgaaattaaTTAATAGTGACAGAagttcagtggttgcctgggaacAGGAAAGGTCCAGGGGAGGAAGTTGGAGGCCAGAGGCAGGTGGGTGGGAGATTACAAAGGGGCACGAGGAAGTTCATTATCTCCACTGTAGTGTTGGTTTCATGATGTAGACATATACAAAACCTTATTAAAGCATACACTTCAAATGTGTGCAATGTATTGTATGTCAATCATAGGtcaataaagcatttaaaatatatttttctaagtcTTTGATGCAATTAAAATAACCAGGAGAACAATACCCATCAATATGCTCTTATCATATTAATAGGTCCACACCATGTCTCACCAAATTCGTCTACACCACATATTACCAAAATAGAAATCATCTTTTGCAATGAGGTATGTTGAAATATTTAGTGAAAGTTGATGCACATGTCCTTCTGAAGTACagactaaaaatattatttcttggaaaataatcatattttagaATATCCGGTTATTTTAGGGGACATGGCTGAATATTATTATAATAGGGAAGCTCTagagtaattattatttttcaaaatactaaATCCTCATAACTGACATTTTATACTAACACTTGGAAACTTTTTGGCATTTAAACATTTCGTTACACAATGGATAAAAATGTGGTGAGCAGGGAAGAATCCATGGTACAATCACAGATTGCTAGGAAAAACAACGTagcatatttcttttgttttttctttttttttttagaaactgttTATTTTCCGTCAACCTATTTCCGTTTTAAGAGTTTGTGGAAGAACAGTTTAAGACCACTCAGTGGTTGTTCCTACCCACTCAATGGCCTGAGCAGTGGGAGCTGCAGACCAGTCTTCAGTGGCAGGCTGAGCACTCCAGTCTTCAGGGGGGAACTGCTTAATAGGCACAGAGGGCACCTGCACACCTTCGGACCAGTCCACCACCTCAGGCTGAGTAGCAGTGAACTCAGGAGCTGGAGCAGTCCATTCACTCTGAAATTCCTCCTTGGCCACAGCCTTCTCAGCTGCCGCTTGCTCTTCGTTTTCAATCTCTTCAGGATCTCTGTAGAAGTAGAGATCAGGCATGACCTCCCATAGGTGTTCACGGGAGATGGTGCCACGCATGTGCAGAACTTCCCGGGCAAGCATCCACCACATCAGACCCACTGAGTGAGCTCCCTTGTTGTTGCATGGGATGGCAATGTCCACATATCGCAGAGGAGAGTCTGCGTTACACGGAGCAATGGTAGGCAGGTTAGCTTAAGAGGCCCCTGTGAGAGGCTGGTGGTCAGCCCTGGGATCAGTAACCACTAGAAGTCTTGGCTCCTGGAACGCTGCCTGGATCTGGTTAGTGAAGGTTCCAGGAGTGAACCGGCCAGCAATAGGAGGGGCTCCAGTGGCAGCAGCAAACTTCAGCCCAGCTCGCTGGCCAGTATTCCTGGAGGATATGACACTGACATCAGCTGGGTTTTCAGTGGCAACAATGGCACGAGCTTCCAACAGAAGCTTCTCCCAGGTTCCCTTCAGATTTATGATGTAGATGCCATCACTTTTCCTTTTGTAGATGTACTGTTCCATTTGGAAGTCAAGGTTGGTGCCACCTAAGTGGGTTTCTGCTGCAAGGAATTTGAGAACATCCTTCTCCTTCATTTGCAGGACATCAAGGGCTCCGGACATTGTGAAAGTTTCCCTTTAAGTTACAATGGGAATACAGAACAACGCCGTATGGACCCCTGTCTGGCTGGCACGGAAAAGGCAGTTGCATATTTCAATACCCATCTGAGACATACATGGGAATCACTGACTATTATTTACAcagttagaaaatatatatgtaaacttaTTGCAAATGCATATTAAACATCAAGTAGCTCCCTCAAGCTATAGAATTCATTGCTTTTGCACAAATAAGGCATTTCTAAGATGGGCCTCAGGACTACTACAAAGCAAGTAGCTGCTGATGGAATGACATTCCACCTGCTAAACCTCTTTCCCATGATGAGATCAAAGTAGCTTCTCTACTTTTAGGCTAGAATCTCACAGGAGCTATTTCATAACATGCTTTTGTCCAGATCTATGAACTCACTAGAGCCAGGCGTCATATTCCACCAGGAAGTGAAGTGTTGTGGTTTCCTGAGGACTGCTGCCCTTGAATCTGGAGTAGAAGCTCCAGCAGCCATCAGGACACAGATGCTCAGAACCTGCCCCCTTCAGACACCTGATGTGACCAAGGCCACCGGCATGAGAAGCTGCACAGGGAGAGACAGATCCAGCAATTACCATGCTTTACTGGTAACTGTGTGCCCTGCACCGTGCTAGGCACTGGGTTAGTGACATAGACAGTGAAACAACTGGGCAGTGATCCTAACTACCAGATGTTACAATGGGTTTCTCACCAggggctttttcttttcctttcctcatctcTCCCCCAACAACGAAGTTGATAATAAATAAGAAGTGGCCAAACATTCATGATCCCACAATAACCACAGGACTATAGGCTTACTCATGTGTTATCACTGAATGTTCACAGCGATCCTGTGGggaaagcattcttttttttttttttaaacaaatcaattttttaaattaattaatttatttatttatttttagctgtgttgggtcttcgtttctgtgcgagggctttctctagttgcggcgagcgtggagccactcttcgttgcggtgtgtgggcctctcactgtcgtggcctctcttgttgcggagcacaagcttcagacgcgcaggctcagtagttgtggctcacgggcccagccgctcctcatcatgtgggatcttcccagaccagggctcgaacccgtgtcccctgcattggcaggcagattctcaaccactgcgccaccagggggaaagcattcttatccccattttacagaggggaaagctgaggcttagagtCGTTACCTGTCTCACCTCCCGCGCCCCTGCCTTTAGAAGGAAAGTGGCTCCAGGACACCCCTGGAGCAGGACACCGCACCCACTGGGGCCGGGCGGGACCCCAATGGCTTTACCTATGAGACAGCGGAGGCACCTAGCCCCAAAGAGGGAAGGAGGCGACTTGGAAGCGGATCCCTTTGTCTCCCCACACCCTAGGGCGGTCCAGCCGCCACCGCCGGGACGCACACCCTCAGCTGAGTCCCAAACACCTGAAGGCGGGACCTGTGCTACTCGTCAGGTCACGTCAGTCTCTGCAGAAAAGTCGTCACGGTCGCCTCACTGACGTCAGGTTTCCACGGCAACCGCGATGCGCAGGCTAATCCCCCACACCGGAAATGCCTCTTGCACACTCCTCCACTCCCTGGATTTCAGTGAAAGCAGAGGACCTTAGCTCTGGCTACCACCAGAGAAAGCATACTAATTAGAGGCACTAGACTGGGATCCGGAAAATTGGCGAACTCCGCCCAggttgatggaaaaaaaaaaagtccctgttGTCAGGAATATGTTTGCTTTAAAGAGACAAGGGCGGAGTTATTCTCAGTGTACAGAGACCCAGGGAAGTATCCTAGGATTCTTGGAGATGAGCTAGCCCTCAGAGGGCTAACAGAAGTTCGTCATCTGTGGTAGAACATTAAGAGAATGTCTATAATCGTGTGACTCAATGATCTAAGAAGTCggaaaaaagtcatttatttatttatatatttattaagtcatttaaagAAACATTCAGAGGTGCTTCAGGGAGGCAGGCCTAGAAAAATATAGTCATTTAATAGGCAGAAAGAAACCTAGTCAATTCCCCAGACAACTGGTTTCTCTTGGGGAAATTCTTATTCTCCATTCCTGATATTTTCTTCCATGAGGAGGGACATCCATGACCAAAATACTTCTAGCCTCTCTGTAATTCACTTCTCTATTGTGGGAATCACTTATCTGATGAGTGACTTTGGAAGGAGGAACACACAGCCCAGACCCTTTCCCTTCAAAATTCTTGAAGCAAGCTGCCTTTATAGAGCACATGTTTACTCTGCTCTCAGGGGTGGGTCTAACAATAGATCCACAGCTCTTCTCCCCTTTTCTGAGTCTTGCTGGCTCCCCAACTTTTCCTATGATCCGTTACAAAATGCTTGTGTCTTTAAGGGGTCCCCCAAACACACCCTTTATCCACATCTGGGCTCTAACTCAAGAACTatgacaaaagaataaaaagaacaaaacatcgATTCTATTACTTATAAAGGTGATATTGGAGAAAATGACTTAGATTTGCAGGCAATTGGGCTTCTTTTTTAATGAACCCCAGAATCATACTGACTTGACCAACTAAAGTGCTTCATGAGACAGTCATAAAGGCCAAAGACTATAATACAGAGCTATTTGCTGCTGGTGAAGAAGCTCTGTCTATATGTGCTCAAGGAAAGTAACTTCCTTGCCAAAGGTTATCCCTGTAGCAGGAGAGTGTTTCAGGAAACAATCTTTGAGAATCACTTTTCAAAGTGAGTAAACACCCCTTGTTCTATTACTCACCAAGCAACGTTCTGAGGGTATGGTGTTCCATGTGGTTCATGGAGCCAGTTGTAGCAACAACCTCTCAGTTCCTTAACACAGGAGATTGCATTGGAGGCTCCTCTTGTGGAGGGGGATTGGAATTAGGTTCTAAATTCCAAAAGTAGGGTGAAAATCATATGTCATGAAAATTTCCTGTGGAAATCCCTTCAAGAAGGAATAGAAATGTTCAGAAATCGATACCCACATATAAAGCTATATGCAATCTATAGCCGAAACTATAATGAAGTCCTACCAAGGCTTCAGGAATCAGTGAATCCCTATCCTTTCCAATGATTACAGACCACAGAAAAAAAGTACACCCCAAATGCATGTTTTGGATATCCATTTCTACTTAATAAAGTCCCCCAAATAATagtcatttattatctctcaggATTCAGTATGTTGACTCAGCTGAGTGTTTTTCTGCTCCACATCGTCTCTGTCACTTTAGGTCACAGTCATCTGGAGGCTTAATTCGGCTAGGACATCCAAGAAGGTGTACTCACGTGGATGATTGGTGCTGATTGGGGGGCTCAACTGGGGCTGTTAAACTTAGATTCACAGTCTCCTACCCCAGGGTgtccagatttagcaaataaaaataaaagacaccaaGTTAAATTTcgatttcagataaacaaaatcacATTGCATTTgacatacttatgctaaaaattaTCTCTTGGTTCTctggaattcaaatttaattgggtgTCCTGATTTTATCAGGCAACCCGACACAAAGAAGGCTTTGTGGAGGAGAACCAAGGTGCTGGTGGTGAGGTATGGCTGTCTTGTCTTCACGATGTATATGACAAGAAAGCATTGGCTCCTCACCAGAAACAGGTGGCAAAGAGGTTTCTCCCCAAGCCCACTGCCATAGCTATGGATATAACCGGCAACCTGGGCACCTTTAGTTGCTGGTGACAGATCTGTACAAAATGTATCAGGATACATACTGCTGAGGTGGTCATCTCTGTTCTCCCTGTGTTTACCTTCCCTGCAGCAGGGAGCCAGGCTTGATGCCCCTTCCCCTTGCCTCCAGGGAAGTTTGTGACAGGGTTTGGAGCAGAAGCTGTCTGACACCTGTGTTTCTTCCATCTTTTGTAAAACCTTAAACTTACAGTAAGgattgggctgtttccacctgcTACAGAGCGGAGGGCTTCTGAGAGcctggagagggagaagaagggagatTTCTCCCACACTGGGATGAGGTCAGAGATCTACATGTCCCTCCAGGATCAGGGACCTAGCACTGCTCCATATCAATGCTTGTGGTGGTTCTGTGGATGGTTCATCAAGGCTGGGCAACCAGCAGTAAGAGagattttctcctttgaatcAAGGAGTCAGGGGGCCTGAAGACATTGAGTCATCTGTGTTGATGGTTCAACCCTGAACAGTGTGG from Balaenoptera musculus isolate JJ_BM4_2016_0621 chromosome X, mBalMus1.pri.v3, whole genome shotgun sequence carries:
- the LOC118888428 gene encoding LOW QUALITY PROTEIN: 40S ribosomal protein SA-like (The sequence of the model RefSeq protein was modified relative to this genomic sequence to represent the inferred CDS: substituted 1 base at 1 genomic stop codon), giving the protein MSGALDVLQMKEKDVLKFLAAETHLGGTNLDFQMEQYIYKRKSDGIYIINLKGTWEKLLLEARAIVATENPADVSVISSRNTGQRAGLKFAAATGAPPIAGRFTPGTFTNQIQAAFQEPRLLVVTDPRADHQPLTGASXANLPTIAPCNADSPLRYVDIAIPCNNKGAHSVGLMWWMLAREVLHMRGTISREHLWEVMPDLYFYRDPEEIENEEQAAAEKAVAKEEFQSEWTAPAPEFTATQPEVVDWSEGVQVPSVPIKQFPPEDWSAQPATEDWSAAPTAQAIEWVGTTTEWS